From the Trifolium pratense cultivar HEN17-A07 linkage group LG4, ARS_RC_1.1, whole genome shotgun sequence genome, the window ctaaCGAAAAGTTATTAAACAatgtaatattatttaaatattataccAATGTAATTTAacttttcatttatatatataacataatgACTTaatgattcatataaaatatGTTTGCAGAAGCTGTTGAAGAGACTAATGATGTTAATGATGCCAAATTTGGTGGTCATGGTGGTCATGGTGGGAGTGGTGGTCATGGTGGTCATGGTGGTCATGGTGGTCATGGTGGTCATGGAGGTGGTGGCCATGGTGGTCATGGAGGTGGTAAGTGATATCATTAAGATGCACTTTCTTAATTactagattaaaaaaatatcatgaaGATATAATATGAAGATATAATGTTGTGTTTGTTAAGAAAGATATAGATAGacagcaatatatatatatatatatatatatatatatatatatatatatatatatatatatatcttgttTGTAGTATATTCtatcataaatataaataaaagtcaaaaatatttttggttgaaATAAACCAAATGCATTTAGATGttaacttatatttaaaattgaaagtaTTGTATATCTTGCCACTATAGTAAAAAGTGGCAATGTGttatgttaaaaattatattaaacatCACCAAGTTTTTAATTTCTCtccttttaaatttcttaaaatgtaaaataaattaactACTCTTGATTCagtaaattaaaacaaaaatgattttttttttctcgtttAAATTTTGTTATAGTTATGGGTgtgatttttataaatttttttattatgagaTAAAAGCAACTCCCATAaatcaactatatatatatatatatatatatatatatatatatatatatatatatatagatgtgaCTGTTCAAGTAAATTAACTGATATTTTTATGATTCATATATAATATGTTTGCAGAAGAAGCTGTTGAAGAGACTAATGATGTTAACGATGCCAAATATGGAGGTTACCATGGTGGGAGTGGTTACCACAATGGAGGTGGTAGTTACCACAACGGTGGAGGCAGCGGTTACCATAATGGAGGAGGTTACCACAACGGTGGAGGTTACCATAACGGTGGTGGCCATGGTGGTCATGGAGGTGGTGGCCATGGTGGTCATGGAGGTGGTGGCCATGGTGGCCATGGTGAAGATGTTCAAAACTGATATCATCAAGATGCACTTTCTTAATTactacattaaaataaatatcatgaTGATATAATGTTGTGTTTGTTAAGAAAGGTATAGATAGACAATGATATATCTTGTTGTGTACTATATATTcggtcttaaatataaacaaaagtcaaaatatttttggttgaaATATGAACCAAATGCATTTagatttttacttatatttaaaacGAATGTATTGTCTATCTTGCCACGTTAGTATAAGTTTCATAAGTGGaaatcatgtatatatatatatgcatcacACTATATATTTGTGGTGATGAGCTTTTAAAAAAGTTGGAATGTGTTACGctgaaaattatattaaatatcaCTAGGTTTTTAATTTCTTTCCAGTCTTGGAAAAACCAAgagttgttttttcttttgcaacAGTTTTATTACCTATTAATGGCAACGACGTCATCTGTCAAATCGTAGTTTTAAGTGTATCTTTCAGAAACagttttcaaatttcataataacaatattatttatataacaaTATTAGCAACCATATATTAtagataaaagaaagaaaaataaatttaatatattttttttttatataaatagtactctaaaaaatatttttttttaaaaaatggttaTAATAAAcaactctttaaatttattctttattaaatgcacaattccatttgtaccattattaaataaaatcaaataattcactCCAATGCTAATATATTAATTAGACACATCTATTTTTCATGTTAGTCAAGGTTAGTTTtagaataaaacataaaattttagaattattaataagaaaattagCTTCTTTATATTccgtgtgattttttcaaattattcgTTATAAAAAGAATTGAAAGGAATATGCATTTTGATGTGTGTACGTGCACCCAAATCTTTTTAATTTAGTGTTGTGACCAAACAAGTCTTTGCTCTCATTATGTTGACTTAAATTTGTAGAGTcatttcaattattaattatcatatttttctatCATATATCTGCAAATATCTCTCAAACTCTTAAAATTTAAGTTGGACCTAACGATTAATTCTATAAAACTGATTTGTAAAGTAATATTTGTaactatttataaatttatttagatTATATATCTCATATTTGATGTGGAACTTAATAAACGAGTATTTTCTATTCTTTAATATGATTCTCGTCACGTTGATGTTAAACGAAATATTAAACGTAATTTTCCCACAACATATGCatgtgtatgtttttttttattggcaattactccctccgtcccaaattataagggaaaataaaaaaatcacatttattaagaaaaagtaaaacatgagaatttgaagtatgattttatgggttttccttggaataagttgcataggaagatgtaaaaataatttttattggttgttgtttattgagaaaatgagagagagaagaaattaaatgcaatttgcatttaattctatgaaaataaggaaaaaacattcttaaaaataattttttctcttataatttgggacaaaaaaaatggccttttttcccttataatttgggacggagggagtattaattatatataatatgcaAAATGAACAAGAGAaaattcaaaatacaaaaatgtACTAGAAATACATCCTATCAGCATTTAACAATCTCTAAAAACATACGCACAATCCTATAAAAGGCACCCAAAAACTAAACACTTCTAACCTGCACCACTATAAAAAGATCCAACAACCCATTAGAGAGAGTGAAAATGAGCACCACTAAGAAAGACAGATCACAAGAGACCTACAATTAATCAGACCTCACGAAAATCCAACTAAACACTCCTACCAACTCTACCTATTCCAGAAAAAATGTATGGTTGATTAATATATTAAACGTAATTTTCCCGTAAAAGAAATGTAATTTAATATTTGGGAACTTATGAAACGTGATGTAAAGATGGATAATAGTAATGAGTGTTAAAGATGCATATGCATGCATATGGGTCAAACTTGTACGATTATGTGGCCTTGCCACTTGCTAATAGTATCACCACAAAACAAtgtcgatttttttatttataagaaaacAGTGTCGATTTTATTCAGAGAGAAAAAGATCAATTTCATTTACTCATGCCTCAAGAAATTTGTCAAAGTGTAGTGTGAAATGAATTAATTAGGGGGGGCCTAATGACCTGTCCCGTATTTTGAATATTCTTCTCACTATTACTCTCTAGAGTCCTTTTTAAACTGACTAGGGACCAGGGTACTCGATGGTGgatccaaatttttttgtcgATGGAggttgaaaaataatttaaacttaaatacatttttaccctttctattttgaataaattagaattttacccccctattttaccAAAACGGTAATTTATCTTTctatgtaactccaaatttagtagaGTTTGAtcctgtggaaaactaactcgattacgatcactttggtaccagtttggtgaattattgatcaaattgagttctgtgcgaaactttgaagttgaggCTCAGAAACAAACTGGTACCTCAATTTTGAttaataattcaccaaactgataCCAAAATTACCGTAATCGACTTAACTTTCCACAGattcaaactccactaaatttgaagTTACAGAGACatattaattaccgttttagtgaaataggggggtaaaattccgatttattcaaaatagggggCTAAATTTCATTTAAGccaataatttatatgttttgattaaagaaatatattataaaattttataaaatacacaTTTACCAAAAATCTTAGGGTATAGGGTCATTTTCTTTATattgtgagacttaactcacacttgccacaacaatctcccctTAAGTGTGAATCCATCCATTCTTTATGCTCCTCATTCATATACTTGTACTTGTATCGCCGTTGTTGTGCTCAACAGaaccactacaagaaaacttAAAATTCTTGACCAATTTTATTGAGAGCTTTGGGCTAAAAGTCCTCAATAATGTATTGATGGCTTATTAGGGGCTTTTAGCCCTCAAAAGCCCTCAATAATGCACAAAActgactttataaaaaaaaacaaataaaataagcatTATTGAAGGCTAGAGGCCGTCAATAATACACACCGGGAGACGCGAACTTTCGATATAAGAAGTCGGTCGAACCCttcgttttttaaaattgatcatATTGATCAGacttttttatgtcattaatccataaaaaaaaattaatagtgtaaagtttattgaaaaatatcttCCAAtaatgtagattttttttttttggtacataataatGTATGTTATTAGgagattttttataatatattaattttttttctaatatgtAAGCAATATTCAGTAGGGCAACGAAcaatcatcataaaaaaaataaactcaataAAAATTGGACTTTCCAAGAATTAGATTTTGTAAAGTTGATTTTAATAGAAGTGAGTtaggatttaaaatataaaaataaactcAATAAAAATCAGtggtttttgtttgaaaaaattacactcATCATCCTTGACTTCTTAAATACCTAGTAAAAACACTctctaattttaaaatgaaCACTAATCTcccttattttttcttcaaagtgACAAAGATCTTCCTTCTACCTTAACACTGTCTATCTTCCGCTAAACTCTATACTTTTCTTTAAtggaaaattaaaatccaaCAAAAGCAACATTcataaaaccaacaaaaaagcatgagcaacaaaagaaaatacccagctaaattcattaaaatattggtttcaagtgtgagttgagtcccacatcggatgaaacaatgaatgttgaatggtttataagtgaaaggactcataaacctaacaccttaaggttttgggttaaagtgtggtgtccaactcacttataTAATTGTTCAAGGCCCGATGTGATGACCCCCCGGACCCCCTCaagacccaacagtggtatcagagccgatggcTGTTGATCCAGCTCCTTGtgtcgaaagtcttcctgacaggGTGTTCAGGCGGCGTGTCCTGTTTGATGGCTCACAACGGCGGTACAAGTGGATGAAAAATCTTCCGTTCGAGGGGGAGCATACCCATAAGTaatggatggactcacacttgagggggagatgttggtatttcaagtgtgagttgagtcccaTATCGGATGAAACAATGAATGTTGAATGATTTATAAGTGAAAGGACctataaacctaacaccttaagattttgggttaaagtgtggtgtccagcTCACTTATATAATTGTTCAAGGCCCAACAAGTGAAAACTAGAAACTAAAATTTAACTTTTGCACTGTTTAAAGAAAATTAACTTGCGCTCACGCCCTTATTATGACAGTACTATTTTTAGTTAGTGTCCAAATTTTGGTTGATATACTAAATTATATTGAATACACTTTAATCAATAATATGctatataaacattttttcgtaaaaaataagGGAGTCGTCCATTTCTAAATGGAAAAGTAGTTTAACGGTGTTAACTCAAGTGAggttttgacaaaaaaaaaaactcaagtgAGGTTTGTGTTTTTAGAAAACTGGAGGGGGTGTGGTTGTCAAAAACACTATACAGACCTACTATTTACACCCATTTCCATAatttactaaaattatattttcttaatgTATAAGAcgaaaattcacaattttat encodes:
- the LOC123920268 gene encoding dormancy-associated protein 2-like isoform X2 yields the protein MDSKKTMLILGLLAMVLLISSEVSARDLTNKEAVEETNDVNDAKFGGHGGHGGSGGHGGHGGHGGHGGHGGGGHGGHGGEAVEETNDVNDAKYGGYHGGSGYHNGGGSYHNGGGSGYHNGGGYHNGGGYHNGGGHGGHGGGGHGGHGGGGHGGHGEDVQN
- the LOC123920268 gene encoding dormancy-associated protein 2-like isoform X5 → MDSKKTMLILGLLAMVLLISSEVSARDLTNKEAVEETNDVNDAKYGGHGGHGGHGGGGHGGHGGEEAVEETNDVNDAKYGGYHGGSGYHNGGGSYHNGGGSGYHNGGGYHNGGGYHNGGGHGGHGGGGHGGHGGGGHGGHGEDVQN
- the LOC123920268 gene encoding cold and drought-regulated protein CORA-like isoform X6; translated protein: MDSKKTMLILGLLAMVLLISSEVSARDLTNKEAVEETNDVNDAKYGGHGGHGGHGGEEAVEETNDVNDAKYGGYHGGSGYHNGGGSYHNGGGSGYHNGGGYHNGGGYHNGGGHGGHGGGGHGGHGGGGHGGHGEDVQN
- the LOC123920268 gene encoding dormancy-associated protein 2-like isoform X1 — translated: MDSKKTMLILGLLAMVLLISSEVSARDLTNKEAVEETNDVNDAKFGGHGGHGGSGGHGGHGGHGGHGGHGGGGHGGHGGEEAVEETNDVNDAKYGGYHGGSGYHNGGGSYHNGGGSGYHNGGGYHNGGGYHNGGGHGGHGGGGHGGHGGGGHGGHGEDVQN
- the LOC123920268 gene encoding dormancy-associated protein 2-like isoform X4; its protein translation is MDSKKTMLILGLLAMVLLISSEVSARDLTNKEAVEETNDVNDAKFGGHGGHGGSGGHGGHGGHGGHGGHGGEAVEETNDVNDAKYGGYHGGSGYHNGGGSYHNGGGSGYHNGGGYHNGGGYHNGGGHGGHGGGGHGGHGGGGHGGHGEDVQN
- the LOC123920268 gene encoding dormancy-associated protein 2-like isoform X3 — translated: MDSKKTMLILGLLAMVLLISSEVSARDLTNKEAVEETNDVNDAKFGGHGGHGGSGGHGGHGGHGGHGGHGGEEAVEETNDVNDAKYGGYHGGSGYHNGGGSYHNGGGSGYHNGGGYHNGGGYHNGGGHGGHGGGGHGGHGGGGHGGHGEDVQN
- the LOC123920268 gene encoding dormancy-associated protein 2-like isoform X7 translates to MDSKKTMLILGLLAMVLLISSEVSARDLTNKEAVEETNDVNDAKYGGHGGHGGHGGEAVEETNDVNDAKYGGYHGGSGYHNGGGSYHNGGGSGYHNGGGYHNGGGYHNGGGHGGHGGGGHGGHGGGGHGGHGEDVQN